In Wenzhouxiangella sp. XN24, the DNA window TATGTGGGCCTGGTGACAGGCGCATGCCTGGCGGACGTGGGCAACCAGGTGGTGTGTGTCGACATCGACCAGGACAAGATCGATCGGCTCAACGCCGGCGAGATTCCGATCTTCGAGCCGGGACTCACCGCGGTCGTGGCGCGCAATCGCGAGTCGGGACGACTGAAGTTCACGACGGACGTGAAAGTCGGGGTGGCGCACGGACTGTTCCAGTTCATCGCCGTCGGCACGCCGCCCGACGAGGACGGCTCGGCCGACATGCAATACGTGCTCGCGGTGGCGCGGTCCATCGGCGAGTCGATGGAGGATTATCGCGTCGTGGTCGACAAGTCGACGGTACCGGTCGGCACGGCGGACAAGGTCAAGGCGGAGATCGCCAGGACGCTGGAGGAACGCGGCGCGAGTATCGATTTCGACGTCGTGTCCAACCCGGAGTTTCTCAAGGAAGGCGCCGCGGTAGACGACTTCATGCGGCCGGACCGCATCATCGTCGGCACGGACAATCCGCGCACCACCGAGTTGCTGCGCCTGCTTTACGAGCCGTTCAACCGCCAGCAGGATCGGCTCATCGCGATGGACATCCGCTCGGCTGAGCTGACCAAGTACGCGGCGAATGCGATGCTTGCCACCAAGATCAGCTTCATGAACGAGCTCGCCAACCTCGCCGAGCGTTTCGGCGCCGACATAGAGCATGTGCGACTCGGCATCGGCTCCGACCCGCGCATCGGCTATCACTTCATTTATCCCGGCGCGGGCTATGGCGGTTCGTGCTTCCCCAAGGACGTCACTGCGCTGGCGCATTCGGCGCGGCAGGCGGGTCATCCGGCGCAGTTGCTGGAGGCGGTCGAGGCCGTGAATGCGCGCCAGAAGCAGGTGCTGTTTGACAAGATCAGCGCGCACTATGGCGAGTCTTTGGCCGGTCGGACGATTGCGTTGTGGGGACTGGCGTTCAAGCCGAACACCGACGACATGCGTGAAGCGCCGAGCCGCGTGCTCATGGAAGCGCTTTGGGATGCTGGCGCCAAGGTGCGGGCCTATGATCCGCAGGCGCGCGAGGAGACGCACCGCATTTACGGCGACCGTGGTGACCTCGTGCTGTGCAAGTCGGCGGAGGCGGCGCTCGAGGGCGCCGATTGCCTGGTCGTGATCACCGAATGGATGGAATTCCGCAGCCCGGATTTCGATGCCATCAAGGATGCGCTGACCGAGCCGGTCATCTTCGACGGCCGCAACGTCTTCGACCCCGATTTCGTCCGCCGCTTCGGCTTCACCTACTACGGCATCGGCCGCGGCGACCGCGGCGGGTCGGACCGTGATAAGTTATTGAGTTAGAATTATTTTTCATCCAAAAACAGGCTCATACGAGCCTTAGAGGCGAAAAATCGGGTGCAAAATCGCGTTCTAACGGGAGTTCCAGCCGGCTCCAAGCCAGGCCGAATAGCCGACAAGGCAAGCGTTAGAATGAATTTTTCGGGCCTGAATCACACTTCTAAGCGCAAAATCCGGCCATATTTTCAGACATATTCCATTTAGATCAGCAGCTTGCTGCGGTCCGACCCGAAACAGTAAAGGACATCCGCATGATCGTGCCCGTCATCCTCTCGGGCGGCTCCGGCACTCGGCTTTGGCCGCTGTCGCGCCAGCTCTACCCCAAGCAGCTGTTGCCGCTGGTCGGCAAGGACACCATGCTCCAGGCGACACTGCGCCGGCTCGAAGGCCTCGACGGCGTCGCGGACCCGATCATCGTCTGCAACGAGGAACACCGCTTCCTCGTCGCCGAACAGCTGCGCCAGATCGACGTCGACCCCGCGGCCATCCTGCTCGAGCCCGCCGGGCGCAACACGGCCCCGGCCGTCGCGCTTGCCGCCGCGGCCGCCCTGCAGGACCGCGAGCAGGGCGACGACCCGATTCTCCTCGTCCTCCCGGCCGACCACGTGATCCGCAACGCCGAAGCATTCCGCGCCGCACTGCAAGTCGGCGCCCGGCTCGCCGCCGAGGACAAGCTCGTCACCTTCGGCGTCGTCCCCGACCGCCCGGAAACCGGCTACGGCTACATCCGCGCCGCCGCGCGCAACGGCGCCGCCGCCGTCGAACAGTTCGTCGAAAAACCCGACCCCGCGCTCGCCGAGAAATACGTCGCCTCGGGCGATTACTTCTGGAACTCCGGCATGTTCATGTTCCGCGCCGGCCGCTACATCGAAGAGCTGCGCAATCACCGCCCCGAAATCGTCACCCAGTGCGTCGCCGCCATCGCCGCCGCCAAGAACGATCTCGATTTCACCCGCGTCGATCGCGACGCCTTCGAAGCCTGCCCCTCCGACTCCATCGACTACGCCGTCATGGAAAAAACCGAGTACGCCTGGGTCGTGCCGCTCGACGCCGGATGGAGCGACGTCGGCAGCTGGGCCAGCCTGCATGACGCCTGCGACGCCGATCCCGCCGGCAACGTCACGGTCGGCGACGTGCTGATGGAAGACACGCAGCGCTGCTATCTCTACGCCGAGAGCCGCCTCGTCGCCGCCGTCGGCCTCGCCGACTGCGTGGTGGTCGAGACCAAGGACGCCGTGCTCGTCGCACCGCGCGACCGCGTCCAGGAAGTGAAGCAACTCGTCGAGCGCCTGAAAAAAGACGGCCGCTACGAGACCAGCCTGCACCGCGAAGTGTTCCGTCCCTGGGGCAGCTACGACAGCGTAGACAACGGCGACCGCTTCCAGGTCAAGCGCATCACCGTGAACCCGGGCGCACAGCTCTCACTGCAGATGCACCACCATCGCGCCGAGCACTGGATCGTCGTCTCCGGCACGGCCAAGGTGACCTGCGGCGAACAGACCTTCCTGCTCGGCGAGAACCAGTCCACCTACATCCCCATGGGCACGACGCATCGCCTCGAGAACCCCGGCAAGATGCCGCTGCATCTCATCGAGGTGCAGTCCGGCTCCTACCTCGGCGAGGACGACATCGTGCGCTTCGAGGACACCTACGGGCGCGGTTGAGCCGTGGAGCTCGGAAATTCGTCGCGCTCGTCTTGAGATAGCGCTCCAGCAACGCGCGTCCTCGCACAGATCAGTAACGTGCATCCCCGCGCAGTTTGCCGATGAACCTCCCCGTTGATTCAGCTTGGCGCGGCATCGGATCGATGACTCCGGTGAGCGTCTCCAGGTCGACAGGCTTGCGCGCTGGACTTGCGCTCGTAAGCCGCGCCACCGGCCGGCCACGCCGAGTGATGACGACGATTTCGCCTGACCGCGCCCGTTCGACGAGCTCACTTAACCGTGCCTTGGCATCTGCCAGGCTCACAGTGTTTGTCGTCATCGCTCACCTCCGGCAACGGACTCCCCACGCGGTGAGACAGTAGCACCGCCAGCGCCGACACCAAAAGCCACCTCCGTTCATCGAGATTGCTAGAATGCCCTGCGCTGGAATAGTCCCTGAACTCGCCGAGGATTGGACCCGTTCCGAATCATCCCCGTTCCGACTCGGCGGCCGTCCTCAATACCGGATGAAACACATGAACTGCTTCAAAGCCTACGACGTCCGCGGCCGCCTCCCCGACGACCTCAACCCGGACATCGCGCGGCGCATCGGCCGCGCTTATGCTGCGGTGATCGGCCCGCGCCGCGTGGTGATCGGGCACGATGTGCGCCTGTCCTCGCCCGCGCTGTCCCGGGCCCTGGCCGAGGGGCTCATGGACGCAGGGGTGGACGTGCAGGACATCGGTCTGTGCGGCACGGAGATGGCGTATTTCGCGGCCAGCCACCTCGACGTGCACGGCGGGATCATGGTGACGGCCAGCCACAACCCGCCGGACTGGAACGGCATGAAGTTCGTGCGCGAGCAGTCGAAGCCGATCAGCGGCGACTCCGGCTTGAAGGAGATCGAGGAACGCACCGAGCGCGGGCGCTTCGAGGCGACGCCGAAGCGGGGGCGCCACACCGAGGTCGATGTGCACGACGCCTACATCGAACACCTGCTCGGCTACGTCGAGGTCGCCGCGCTAAAGCCGCTGAAACTGGTCGTCAACGCGGGCAACGGCGGGGCAGGGCTGGTCATCGACCGGCTCGAGAAGCGCCTCCCTTTCGACTTCGTCCGCCTGCAGCACGAACCCGACGGCACCTTCCCGCACGGCGTGCCCAATCCTTTGTTGCCCGAGCATCGCGCCGTCACGGCCGAGGCCGTCGTCGCCAGCGGTGCGGACTTCGGCATCGCTTGGGACGGCGACTACGACCGCTGTTTCCTGTTCGACGAGACCGGCCGCTTCATCGAGGGCTACTACATCGTCGGCCTGCTGGCCGAGGCGTTCCTGTTGAAGCACCCCGGCGCGAAGATCGTGCACGACCCGCGCCTGACGTGGAACACCATCGACATGGTGGAGCAGGGCGGCGGCGTGCCCATCATGTCCAAGACCGGGCATGCCTTCATCAAGGAGCGCATGCGCCTCGAGGACGCGGTGTACGGCGGCGAGATGAGCGCGCATCACTATTTCCGCGACTTCGCCTACTGCGACTCGGGCATGATCCCGTGGCTGCTGGTGGCCGAGCTCGTCTCCCGCGCCGGCCGCCCGCTCTCGGCGCTGGTCGAGGAGCGCATGGCGGCGTTCCCGGCCTCCGGCGAGATCAACCGCTCCATCGCCGACCCGCCCGCGGTGCTGGCGGCGGTCGAGGCGGCCTATGCCGACGAGGCCGTGACCTTAGACCGCACCGACGGGCTGTCGATGGAATTCGCCGACTGGCGCTTCAACCTGCGCGCCTCGAACACCGAGCCGCTGGTGCGGCTCAATGTCGAGAGTCGCGGGGACGCGGCGCTGATGGAGGCGAAGACGGCGGAGTTGCTGGCGTTGCTCGATCGCTAGACAAGACAGGCAGCCTTAAGCGTCCTCGCGATCACCGGGCGAGCCGCCAGGAAACGCTCGATGTCTTTCGCGAAGGCCCGGGGTGACTCGTAGCGCCGCTCGGGATCCGGGTCGATGGCCTTGAGGATGATCCGGTCCAGGTCGCCGCCGGTCGAGGGGCCGCCCGGTCGGTGGTGCTGCGGCAGGCAGCCGGTCACCAGTTCGCACAATGTCACGCCGAGCGAATACACATCGGTTCGCGTATCGACAGCGCCGGCGCCGCCGAGTTGCTCTGGACTCATGTATTCAGGCGTCCCCACCGGGAGGCCGGCCTCGGTGAGCTTCGAGCTCGTCCCGGCGTCCGCCGAGATCGCCATGGCGACGCCGAAATCGATGATCTTGGGCTGGGCGCCGTGCTCCTGCGTCATGACGAGAATATTGGCCGGCTTCAGGTCACGGTGGATCAGCGCCTTATTGTGCGCATGCTGGACTCCCTCGCAGACCCGCAGGAAAAGTCGCAGCCGGGCGCGGAGGCCGAGCCGGTGTGCGTCGCAATACCGGTCCAGCGGCATTCCTTCGACATACTCCATCACGAAGTAAGGTCGTCCGAGCGTGGTTTCCCCGGCATCCAGAACCGCCGCAATCGCGGGGTGGGACAACGTGGCCAGCGCCTGCCGCTCTGCCTCGAAGCGCGCAACGGCCTGGCGCGTGTCCATGCCGGCCTTGATCATCTTGATCGCCACCTTGCGGCGGATCGGCGCGGACTGTTCCGCAAGCCACACTTCGCCCATTCCGCCCTCGCCCAGCATCGACTCGAGCCGGTAGGGACCCGCCATCCGATCCTTCCCCGCCGACAGCGCAGCGTTCAACACCGACTCGACCGCCGCCAGCCGGTCGCCCTCGCAGCCCAGTAACCGGCGAACGTCTGCCACGACTTCGGGTCGGCCCAGTGATTCCCGCTCC includes these proteins:
- a CDS encoding type II toxin-antitoxin system Phd/YefM family antitoxin, translated to MTTNTVSLADAKARLSELVERARSGEIVVITRRGRPVARLTSASPARKPVDLETLTGVIDPMPRQAESTGRFIGKLRGDARY
- a CDS encoding phosphomannomutase, translated to MKHMNCFKAYDVRGRLPDDLNPDIARRIGRAYAAVIGPRRVVIGHDVRLSSPALSRALAEGLMDAGVDVQDIGLCGTEMAYFAASHLDVHGGIMVTASHNPPDWNGMKFVREQSKPISGDSGLKEIEERTERGRFEATPKRGRHTEVDVHDAYIEHLLGYVEVAALKPLKLVVNAGNGGAGLVIDRLEKRLPFDFVRLQHEPDGTFPHGVPNPLLPEHRAVTAEAVVASGADFGIAWDGDYDRCFLFDETGRFIEGYYIVGLLAEAFLLKHPGAKIVHDPRLTWNTIDMVEQGGGVPIMSKTGHAFIKERMRLEDAVYGGEMSAHHYFRDFAYCDSGMIPWLLVAELVSRAGRPLSALVEERMAAFPASGEINRSIADPPAVLAAVEAAYADEAVTLDRTDGLSMEFADWRFNLRASNTEPLVRLNVESRGDAALMEAKTAELLALLDR
- a CDS encoding UDP-glucose/GDP-mannose dehydrogenase family protein; this translates as MKITIFGSGYVGLVTGACLADVGNQVVCVDIDQDKIDRLNAGEIPIFEPGLTAVVARNRESGRLKFTTDVKVGVAHGLFQFIAVGTPPDEDGSADMQYVLAVARSIGESMEDYRVVVDKSTVPVGTADKVKAEIARTLEERGASIDFDVVSNPEFLKEGAAVDDFMRPDRIIVGTDNPRTTELLRLLYEPFNRQQDRLIAMDIRSAELTKYAANAMLATKISFMNELANLAERFGADIEHVRLGIGSDPRIGYHFIYPGAGYGGSCFPKDVTALAHSARQAGHPAQLLEAVEAVNARQKQVLFDKISAHYGESLAGRTIALWGLAFKPNTDDMREAPSRVLMEALWDAGAKVRAYDPQAREETHRIYGDRGDLVLCKSAEAALEGADCLVVITEWMEFRSPDFDAIKDALTEPVIFDGRNVFDPDFVRRFGFTYYGIGRGDRGGSDRDKLLS
- a CDS encoding mannose-1-phosphate guanylyltransferase/mannose-6-phosphate isomerase, coding for MIVPVILSGGSGTRLWPLSRQLYPKQLLPLVGKDTMLQATLRRLEGLDGVADPIIVCNEEHRFLVAEQLRQIDVDPAAILLEPAGRNTAPAVALAAAAALQDREQGDDPILLVLPADHVIRNAEAFRAALQVGARLAAEDKLVTFGVVPDRPETGYGYIRAAARNGAAAVEQFVEKPDPALAEKYVASGDYFWNSGMFMFRAGRYIEELRNHRPEIVTQCVAAIAAAKNDLDFTRVDRDAFEACPSDSIDYAVMEKTEYAWVVPLDAGWSDVGSWASLHDACDADPAGNVTVGDVLMEDTQRCYLYAESRLVAAVGLADCVVVETKDAVLVAPRDRVQEVKQLVERLKKDGRYETSLHREVFRPWGSYDSVDNGDRFQVKRITVNPGAQLSLQMHHHRAEHWIVVSGTAKVTCGEQTFLLGENQSTYIPMGTTHRLENPGKMPLHLIEVQSGSYLGEDDIVRFEDTYGRG
- a CDS encoding serine/threonine-protein kinase, which codes for MSPEVFAEVRALFDRVDELEPADRERTLERESLGRPEVVADVRRLLGCEGDRLAAVESVLNAALSAGKDRMAGPYRLESMLGEGGMGEVWLAEQSAPIRRKVAIKMIKAGMDTRQAVARFEAERQALATLSHPAIAAVLDAGETTLGRPYFVMEYVEGMPLDRYCDAHRLGLRARLRLFLRVCEGVQHAHNKALIHRDLKPANILVMTQEHGAQPKIIDFGVAMAISADAGTSSKLTEAGLPVGTPEYMSPEQLGGAGAVDTRTDVYSLGVTLCELVTGCLPQHHRPGGPSTGGDLDRIILKAIDPDPERRYESPRAFAKDIERFLAARPVIARTLKAACLV